GGTATAGGCATTGCGTTATTCGCTCTCACTACCTTGTTTTCCTTCGTTACGCTGCCAGTTGAATTTGATGCTTCGAAACGCGCGCTGGCCTGGATTGACAAGCGGGGTATCGTGACAACCTCAGAGCATGCTATGGCCAAAGATGCTCTTTGGTGGGCTGCCATGACGTACGTTGTAGCTGCTCTCAGTTCCCTAGCAACGCTGCTTTACTACGTTAGCATCTTCATGGGTGGCCGCAGCCGCGACTAACTTGATGATTGATTGCGCTAAGTAGATTCGTATACTAAAAAAGCCCCCAATATCTTTGGGGGCTTTTTAACATTTTAAGCTAGACATTTGTATCACTCAGTCAGTTATTCATGTGGCCAAGTCGCACTCAAATGAGCGTAACTTGCCCGTCTCTGCCCAGTTAGTGCTTACCTTTCCACCCACGTTTCCCACCCAAGCTTTTTACGAATGGATTTTCAGTTCACCGAAGAACAACTAGCCGTACAAGCGGCTGCCCGCGACTTTGCCCAATCCGAACTTTGGGCCGGCGTAATCGAGCGCGACGAACACCAAAAGTTTCCTGCCGAGCAAATCAAGAAGATGGGCGAGCTCGGCTTTATGGGCATGATGGTCAGCCCTGAGTACGGCGGCGGCGGCATGGATACGGTGTCCTACGTGCTGGCGATGGAGGAAATCTCGAAAGTAGATGCCTCTTGCTCAGTTATTATGTCGGTGAACAACTCGCTGGTATGCTGGGGCTTAGAGAAGTACGGCACGGAAGAGCAGAAGCAGAAATACCTGCCTCGCCTCACCAGTGGCGAAATCATTGGCGCCTTCTGCCTTTCTGAGCCAGAAGCGGGCTCGGATGCTACCATGCAGCGCACTACCGCTGAGGACAAAGGCGACCATTATCTGCTCAACGGTACCAAAAACTGGATTACCAACGGCTCAACGGCCTCGGTGTATCTGGTCATTGCCCAAACTAATCCTGAGCTAAAGCATCGCGGCATCAACGCCCTTATTGTGGAGAAAGACATGCCCGGTTTCGTGGTGGGTCTGAAAGAAAACAAGCTGGGCATCCGCGGCTCCGACACGCACTCCCTCATGTTTACGGACGTGAAAGTGCCTAAGGAGAACCGCATTGGCGAAGATGGTTTCGGCTTCAAGTTCGCCATGCAGGTCCTTGCTGGCGGTCGTATCGGTATTGCGGCTCAAGCACTGGGTATTGCTTCTGGTGCTTTTGAGTTAGCCCTGAAATACTCCAAAGAGCGCAAAGCATTTGGGGTTGAAATATCTAAGCATCAGGCTATTCAGTTCAAGCTGGCTGACATGGCTACCAACATTGATGCAGCTCGTCTGCTGTGCCTGCAAGCCGCCCAAGACAAGGACAACCACGTTGATTATGCGAAGTCAGGTGCTATGGCCAAGCTGTTTGCCTCAAAAGTAGCCATGGACACAACGGCAGAAGCTGTGCAAGTACATGGAGGCTACGGCTTTGTGAAAGAATTCCATGTAGAGCGCTTCTACCGCGACGCAAAAATCACTCAGATTTATGAAGGAACTTCCGAGATTCAGAAAATTGTAATCTCGCGGGAATTATTAAAATAAGAAGTTCATAGCTTAAAATTCAGATTATTTGCATTAAACCCAGTCAGAAAATGACTGGGTTTTTCGTTATTGTGAATTTTTATATGTTGTTTTGCATTGTCTACGTTTAGACGACTGTGCGGCCCCCTAGATATCCCTACCCAAAACATCCCCGAATATGGAAGATTACAATAAAGTGATTGAATCGCTTGGTGTACGTTACATCAAGGCGAAGAACCTGGTATTGCAACAGCCGTTTACGGTGCGCAATTATTATGATGTTGGTAACAATCTGATATTACTGCACAAAGGCCATATTGCCTTTGGCGATGAGGAGCAAGCAGTAGAAGAAGGTGAAATGCTGTTCATTCCCGGTGGGCGCGCTACAAAAGTGAACTACGGCGGCTCGGGGGGCAAATTGATCACCAACGACGACCTGATAAGCAATAAGGATAAGTTTTTCCATTCCAACTCTGACCTCGACCTCATTGGCGACGCAGAGGAGAGCCATAGCCACGTAAGCTTTGAGGCCAAGGTATTTGACTCGGTCAACTTCTTTGCCTCGCTGGATGTGCCGGCCTTCCTGATTACGAATAACTCCAAGCTGGCTAACCTAGTCATTAAGGTAGTAGAGGAGAGCTTGCAGGAACTGCCCGGTCGTGAGCGTCTGATCACGATTTACACCGAGAACATTGTAGTCGAAATCGTGCGCTACATCTTGAAAAACAAGATGTTTGTGGAGCAACTGGCTACCAACAGTACCTACTTCAAGGATCCACGCCTGATTGACCTGTTCAACTACATTAAGGAGAACATTGGTGGCGACTTGTCCAATAAAGTCCTGTCGAGCGTGGCCAACGTATCGGAAGACTATGTAGGCCAGTACTTCAAGATGCTGACCGGCATCAACCCACAGGACTACATCGAATACCAGCGCATGGAGCGCGCCGTATTCCTGCTTCGCACTACCAAGAAGAGCATCCGCGACATTGGTAAGGAAGTAGGCTACAAGGACACGGCTTACTTCTGCCGTCGCTTTAAAATGATGTTCGGTATTCCAGCTGGCAAGATGCGCCGCCGCGAGTCAGCGATGAATATCTAATTACAGCTTATAACCAGCAAAAAAGCCCCCAGACCTAGGTCTGGGGGGCTTTTTTGCTGTAATGCCAACAGCTTTTTTCTAAAGAGGCACTTTATACCGTATCCAGCACTGCGTTGAAGTTCTGAATAACCCTAGACACCTCGCACAAGAACTGGGGGGCTTTTTCAATCTGATTACCGACCACGATAACGTCGGC
The window above is part of the Hymenobacter radiodurans genome. Proteins encoded here:
- a CDS encoding acyl-CoA dehydrogenase codes for the protein MDFQFTEEQLAVQAAARDFAQSELWAGVIERDEHQKFPAEQIKKMGELGFMGMMVSPEYGGGGMDTVSYVLAMEEISKVDASCSVIMSVNNSLVCWGLEKYGTEEQKQKYLPRLTSGEIIGAFCLSEPEAGSDATMQRTTAEDKGDHYLLNGTKNWITNGSTASVYLVIAQTNPELKHRGINALIVEKDMPGFVVGLKENKLGIRGSDTHSLMFTDVKVPKENRIGEDGFGFKFAMQVLAGGRIGIAAQALGIASGAFELALKYSKERKAFGVEISKHQAIQFKLADMATNIDAARLLCLQAAQDKDNHVDYAKSGAMAKLFASKVAMDTTAEAVQVHGGYGFVKEFHVERFYRDAKITQIYEGTSEIQKIVISRELLK
- a CDS encoding helix-turn-helix domain-containing protein — encoded protein: MEDYNKVIESLGVRYIKAKNLVLQQPFTVRNYYDVGNNLILLHKGHIAFGDEEQAVEEGEMLFIPGGRATKVNYGGSGGKLITNDDLISNKDKFFHSNSDLDLIGDAEESHSHVSFEAKVFDSVNFFASLDVPAFLITNNSKLANLVIKVVEESLQELPGRERLITIYTENIVVEIVRYILKNKMFVEQLATNSTYFKDPRLIDLFNYIKENIGGDLSNKVLSSVANVSEDYVGQYFKMLTGINPQDYIEYQRMERAVFLLRTTKKSIRDIGKEVGYKDTAYFCRRFKMMFGIPAGKMRRRESAMNI